From one Physeter macrocephalus isolate SW-GA chromosome 18, ASM283717v5, whole genome shotgun sequence genomic stretch:
- the FAM217A gene encoding protein FAM217A, with protein sequence MPQTGAGLLVPLRHVGVSAVPVCTVNPAFKRSTWLKSLKAEFMTLCFNCSLVPYPQRACPTPVQDCEETEKRDEGKKWQFAVWLTSWATDSLPYWLTNLDTFILWPQHYGFHQLPFIMLRTYLTGIWIQKYPFPKIKTSHLEGMVPQVNHLEIPVEQLMLELTLSEHAPKRTQNSKQGIVQSRSYPLNKGSATDNRDFKKSSMETGCNVTSNHIRLFAANHSLTSASVDKPVGSCPALQTPLSHRWPYADGDFFKDRNEPHINLCSTLGNNSGELLTAPNWNLKYGNGSVEENLTDESDLSENEKANDTLLSYFKNMDLNLKPETIENVEGSFTEEPSEVFPYPDFLPPPFHTLDLHKLAISKSESWKMTVEPLDSSLEHLVARLLDIERLQRMTIQRERPRLQTSICAPLATQRPSSSKAVPKMRQPKPSDSVGLQTTCVEKSHEERKTNSGSCKLEYNAPKWNCSRAGKYKWNSRPALKTSPTTKQVTAAYDDFKNPKVSILNPCQELSAKPAPAQTTQLLVKMVSPRCLPPKSPTPVSPIPLSFPENQREEIKAPPRTRKKLYRKDMVLNRPFCIQKLNC encoded by the exons ATGCCTCAAACAGGAGCGGGCCTTTTGGTacctctgaggcatgtgggagtGTCGGCTGTGCCCGTGTGTACGGTTAATCCTGCTTTCAAACGGAGCACCTGGCTTAAATCATTAAAAGCAGAGTTCATGACCCTGTGTTTTAATTGCAG CCTCGTGCCGTACCCTCAGCGTGCCTGTCCCACACCTGTGCAGGAttgtgaggaaacagagaagcGGGACGAGGGGAAGAAATG GCAGTTTGCAGTCTGGCTGACTTCATGGGCTACTGACAGCCTTCCTTACTGGCTGACGAATTTGGATACTTTTATTCTATGGCCTCAGCATTATGGTTTTCATCAGCTCCCCTTTATCATGTTAAG AACTTATCTCACTGGAATTTGGATACAGAAGTACCCGTTCCCGAAAATAAAAACCTCCCACCTGGAAGGGATGGTGCCACAGGTG AACCATTTGGAAATTCCAGTAGAGCAACTCATGCTGGAACTTACTTTGTCAGAGCATGCTCCCAAAAGAACACAG AATAGTAAACAAGGGATAGTCCAGTCACGGAGTTATCCTCTCAACAAAGGAAGTGCCACGGACAACAG gGATTTCAAAAAATCTTCAATGGAAACTGGCTGTAATGTGACCAGTAATCACATAAGGCTCTTCGCTGCGAACCACTCACTAACAAGTGCTTCAGTGGACAAGCCAGTtggctcctgccctgccctgcagaCGCCATTAAGTCACCGCTGGCCTTATGCTGATGGAGACTTTTTTAAGGACAGAAATGAGCCTCATATTAATTTATGCTCAACTCTAGGAAACAACAGTGGCGAGCTTTTAACTGCGCCAAATTGGAATCTGAAGTATGGAAACGGCAGTGTGGAAGAAAATTTAACAGATGAAAGTGAtttatcagaaaatgaaaaagcaaacgaTACTTTACTcagctattttaaaaacatggacCTGAACTTAAAGCcagaaacaatagaaaatgtTGAAGGCTCTTTCACAGAAGAACCAAGTGAAGTATTTCCATATCCTGAttttcttccccctcctttccATACCCTGGACTTGCACAAATTAGCCATCTCAAAATCTGAAAGTTGGAAAATGACAGTGGAGCCTCTGGACAGCTCTCTGGAACATTTGGTAGCTCGTTTACTGGACATAGAGAGATTGCAGCGCATGACTATTCAAAGAGAACGGCCGAGACTGCAGACTTCCATCTGTGCTCCCTTAGCCACCCAACGACCCTCTTCCTCCAAAGCTGTACCCAAAATGAGACAGCCCAAACCTTCCGACTCTGTGGGTCTTCAGACAACTTGTGTCGAGAAAAGTCACGAGGAAAGGAAAACCAATTCGGGTTCTTGCAAGCTTGAATACAATGCTCCCAAGTGGAATTGCAGCCGTGCTGGGAAATACAAGTGGAATTCTAGACCAGCTCTGAAAACCTCACCCACCACAAAACAGGTGACTGCAGCTTACGACGACTTTAAGAACCCCAAGGTCTCCATTTTAAACCCATGCCAAGAACTCTCAGCCAAGCCTGCTCCTGCCCAGACAACTCAGTTGCTGGTTAAAATGGTCTCACCCAGATGTCTGCCACCAAAGTCTCCTACACCAGTTTCACCTATACCTCTGTCTTTTCCTGAAAATCAGAGGGAAGAAATTAAGGCACCACCAAGGACCAGAAAGAAACTTTACCGAAAAGACATGGTACTGAACAGACCATTCTGTATTCAGAAGCTAAACTGTTAA